From a single Streptomyces sp. 1331.2 genomic region:
- a CDS encoding DUF3046 domain-containing protein, translating to MRLTEFWRRMYAHFGEAYAESFATDHVLTELGGRTVRQALEAGWEAKDVWRVVCDTQGVSTLLR from the coding sequence ATGAGGCTGACGGAGTTCTGGCGACGGATGTACGCGCACTTCGGAGAGGCGTACGCGGAGTCGTTCGCGACCGACCACGTGCTGACGGAGCTGGGCGGGCGGACGGTGCGGCAGGCGCTGGAGGCGGGCTGGGAGGCCAAGGACGTCTGGCGCGTGGTCTGCGACACCCAGGGGGTCTCGACGCTGCTGCGCTGA
- a CDS encoding FAD-dependent monooxygenase, translated as MDPVIVVGAGPVGLALALALARHEVPTVVLDEGSGLCPEGPRSLVLGADATAFLTRIGYPRAVSDSALWDSFAIWRRRQEVLRIDLTESPTFHLPQHRLQRGLRDALTGTPLIKLVPLHRVVELEQDRDGVSVRTAGTRDGSTTWWRGSHLVGCDGARSTVRKLLKIRFPGRPAVDRNAIATVRVDLPFDGARLHREPPWRGDREASARPLPDGVWRLDWRLPPGRPAPTETVDPHATWPGIVTGDTLLTRVTATLTGWCGELPRFDLLAAADHTAQQRLAARFRVGRCFLAGDAAHLHGALGMQNLADGLRDADNLAWRLALAWHLHSGGPQPGGSLLDGYEAERRGAVGARLRAVDQAMPLLRPLRGWQQTRRSLLVGGFRKHAPMLADGQLGTGRFGGAPAYPAAPSGVPGRVPVQRGSRGTTSLSELLPATAPGVLVPDLPVLATDGSPDHLHARLGATFLLLLVAPGTAVWSSEHWLGAGLMPRLAEVAAALPVPAEVLVTEEYPGAGPHTVLLIRPDGHLVGATQGAVAEDLHALADRARGGPAPLAPAPEHESEPEPDPAPEPAPTPEHADRHAPQQVDSPS; from the coding sequence ATGGACCCGGTGATCGTGGTCGGGGCCGGACCGGTCGGTCTGGCCCTGGCCCTCGCCCTGGCCCGGCACGAGGTGCCGACCGTCGTCCTGGACGAGGGCTCCGGGCTCTGCCCCGAGGGCCCGCGCAGCCTCGTCCTCGGCGCCGACGCCACCGCCTTCCTGACCCGGATCGGCTACCCGCGGGCCGTTTCGGACTCCGCCCTGTGGGACTCCTTCGCCATCTGGCGGCGCCGCCAGGAGGTGCTGCGGATCGACCTCACCGAGTCGCCCACCTTCCACCTCCCCCAGCACCGCCTCCAGCGCGGCCTGCGCGACGCCCTGACCGGCACCCCGCTGATCAAGCTGGTCCCGCTCCACCGGGTCGTCGAACTCGAACAGGACCGCGACGGCGTCAGCGTCCGCACCGCGGGCACCCGGGACGGCTCCACCACCTGGTGGCGCGGCAGCCACCTGGTCGGCTGCGACGGCGCGAGATCCACCGTCCGCAAGCTCCTGAAGATCCGCTTCCCCGGCCGCCCGGCGGTCGACCGAAACGCCATCGCCACCGTCCGGGTCGACCTGCCCTTCGACGGCGCCCGGCTGCACCGCGAACCCCCGTGGCGCGGCGACCGCGAAGCCTCCGCCCGTCCACTGCCGGACGGCGTCTGGCGGCTCGACTGGCGGCTGCCCCCCGGCCGGCCCGCCCCCACCGAGACGGTCGACCCGCACGCCACCTGGCCCGGCATCGTCACCGGCGACACCCTGCTCACCCGGGTCACCGCCACCCTCACCGGGTGGTGCGGCGAACTTCCCCGCTTCGACCTGCTCGCCGCCGCCGACCACACCGCCCAGCAGCGCCTGGCCGCCCGGTTCCGGGTCGGCCGCTGCTTCCTGGCCGGCGACGCGGCTCACCTGCACGGCGCGCTCGGCATGCAGAACCTCGCCGACGGGCTGCGCGACGCCGACAACCTCGCCTGGCGGCTCGCCCTCGCCTGGCACCTCCACTCCGGCGGTCCGCAGCCCGGCGGCTCGCTGCTGGACGGCTACGAGGCCGAGCGACGCGGCGCGGTCGGCGCCCGGCTGCGCGCCGTCGACCAGGCCATGCCACTGCTGCGCCCGCTGCGCGGCTGGCAGCAGACCCGGCGCTCGCTGCTGGTCGGCGGCTTCCGCAAGCACGCCCCGATGCTCGCCGACGGCCAGCTCGGCACCGGCCGCTTCGGCGGCGCGCCCGCCTACCCGGCGGCGCCCTCCGGAGTCCCCGGCCGCGTCCCGGTGCAGCGCGGCTCGCGCGGCACCACCTCGCTCAGCGAACTGCTGCCCGCCACCGCCCCCGGCGTGCTCGTCCCGGACCTGCCGGTGCTCGCCACCGACGGCTCCCCCGACCACCTGCACGCCCGTCTCGGCGCCACCTTCCTGCTGCTGCTGGTCGCGCCCGGCACCGCCGTCTGGTCGTCCGAGCACTGGCTCGGCGCCGGCCTGATGCCACGGCTCGCCGAGGTCGCCGCCGCCCTGCCGGTACCCGCCGAGGTGCTGGTCACCGAGGAGTACCCGGGCGCCGGGCCGCACACCGTGCTGCTGATCCGCCCCGACGGCCACCTGGTCGGGGCCACCCAGGGCGCCGTCGCCGAGGACCTGCACGCCCTGGCCGACCGCGCCCGCGGCGGCCCCGCCCCGCTCGCCCCGGCCCCCGAGCACGAATCCGAGCCCGAGCCCGACCCCGCACCCGAGCCGGCGCCCACCCCCGAGCACGCCGACCGCCACGCACCACAACAGGTGGACTCCCCGAGCTAG
- a CDS encoding amino acid ABC transporter permease → MSIFNRPATASVLYDTPGPKARTRYRLFGVLSLIGVAGLLWYAVTALADNGQFDADLWDAFQYTYVQQMIVDGLLATLKAFGLAAAFSLTLGALLAAGQLSDHRPVRWACTGFTQFFRAMPLLILIVGLYYAFFAKEPMWALVLGLTLYNGAVQAEIIRSGVNAVPRGQGEAAYALGMRKTQVMAGILVPQAVRSMLPTMIGQLVVTLKDTSLGYIITYNELLFMGKKIASQPLNAAGFPYIPVVLVIGPLYIAMCLLLTALARWIEARGRRGANRRTSAAA, encoded by the coding sequence ATGAGCATTTTCAACCGCCCTGCGACGGCCAGTGTCCTCTACGACACCCCCGGCCCCAAGGCCCGCACCCGGTACCGCCTGTTCGGCGTCCTCTCCCTGATCGGCGTCGCCGGACTCCTCTGGTACGCCGTCACCGCGCTCGCCGACAACGGCCAGTTCGACGCCGACCTGTGGGACGCGTTCCAGTACACCTACGTCCAGCAGATGATCGTGGACGGCCTGCTCGCCACCCTGAAGGCCTTCGGCCTGGCAGCGGCGTTCTCGCTGACGCTGGGCGCCCTGCTGGCGGCCGGTCAGCTCTCCGACCACCGGCCGGTCCGCTGGGCCTGCACGGGCTTCACCCAGTTCTTCCGGGCGATGCCGCTGCTGATCCTGATCGTCGGGCTCTACTACGCGTTCTTCGCCAAGGAGCCGATGTGGGCGCTGGTGCTCGGCCTCACCCTCTACAACGGGGCGGTCCAGGCCGAGATCATCCGCAGCGGCGTCAACGCCGTGCCCCGCGGCCAGGGCGAGGCGGCGTACGCCCTCGGCATGCGCAAGACCCAGGTGATGGCCGGCATCCTGGTGCCGCAGGCCGTCCGCTCGATGCTGCCCACGATGATCGGCCAGCTCGTCGTCACCCTCAAGGACACCTCGCTCGGCTACATCATCACCTACAACGAGCTGCTGTTCATGGGCAAGAAGATCGCCAGCCAGCCGTTGAACGCCGCGGGCTTCCCCTACATCCCCGTGGTGCTCGTGATCGGCCCGCTCTACATCGCCATGTGTCTGCTGCTGACCGCGCTCGCGCGCTGGATCGAAGCACGCGGCCGTCGCGGCGCGAACCGGCGCACTTCAGCTGCTGCTTGA
- a CDS encoding amino acid ABC transporter permease codes for MGFLFEDDNFALFRDGFLQTIEVSALSALLALLLGTLLAAFRVSPVPVLRAFGTGWVTLFRNTPLTLLFFAVTFGLPPLGVHFSHLAFAVLALGGYTASFVCEVIRSGINTVPLGQAEAARSLGMTFGQTLTLVVLPQAARTVLAPMSSVFIALPRNSAIAGAFSVPELYSAQQTFSERGYSIFAIFFWVACAYLLISAVVATFFRFLESRLAVAR; via the coding sequence ATGGGGTTCCTGTTCGAGGACGACAACTTCGCGTTGTTCCGCGACGGCTTCCTGCAGACGATCGAGGTGAGCGCGCTCAGCGCGCTGCTCGCCCTGCTGCTGGGCACCCTGCTGGCGGCCTTCCGGGTCTCCCCGGTGCCGGTCCTGCGCGCCTTCGGCACCGGCTGGGTGACGCTCTTCCGCAACACCCCGCTGACTCTGCTGTTCTTCGCCGTCACCTTCGGCCTGCCGCCGCTCGGCGTGCACTTCAGCCACCTGGCCTTCGCCGTGCTGGCGCTCGGCGGCTACACCGCCTCGTTCGTCTGCGAGGTGATCCGCTCCGGCATCAACACCGTGCCGCTCGGCCAGGCGGAGGCCGCCCGCAGCCTCGGCATGACCTTCGGCCAGACCCTCACCCTGGTCGTCCTGCCGCAGGCCGCCCGCACCGTGCTGGCCCCGATGAGCAGCGTGTTCATCGCCCTGCCGAGGAACTCGGCGATCGCCGGCGCGTTCAGCGTCCCCGAGCTGTACAGCGCCCAGCAGACCTTCTCCGAGCGCGGCTACTCGATCTTCGCGATCTTCTTCTGGGTGGCCTGCGCCTACCTGCTGATCAGCGCGGTGGTCGCCACGTTCTTCCGCTTCCTGGAATCCCGACTGGCGGTGGCCCGATGA
- a CDS encoding S8 family serine peptidase — translation MAQAHPSSRPARAARRRVRGPARALLAMLLTALVVGGAVPYVSGPGRAYLSYLVLAEREDASGADRAAAESRAAGGQVVQAYPQIGAVLAYATGGFADAVRARPGIAAVGATRTAPVVAPPRAVDGAGDFTAGVARGVTGTRGADAVGAALGVAHRPDRVGGADRADRADGETATVPDPAEGGAWNLAMLGAGAARAGDASPTPNGAPAGGVPGPETLRGVLVAVLDSGVDDTHPDLRAAVDPKASVSCADGRPDARTGAWRPDPGVGESGHGTHVAGIVGAARDGRGVTGVAPGVRIAAVRLLGPLGQYYAENIVCGLLWAADHGAKAVNNSYFADPWKYNCPGDRDQATLIAAVDRAARYARGKGAVVVASAGNDGQDLSAARTDERSPNDRASGPPRTRYLGTECVRLPGELPGVVTVTAVNRDGHPSAYTNYGRGRVSLAAPGGDPDGGTQNAIVSDWPGGQYATLAGTSMAAAHVTGAVAIAAALHPGLGSDGLAALLADSATAGCPPGPYACGDRQYFGAGLLALPR, via the coding sequence ATGGCGCAGGCGCACCCGTCGAGCCGGCCCGCCCGCGCCGCCCGCCGCCGGGTCCGCGGGCCCGCCCGGGCGCTGCTCGCGATGCTGCTCACGGCGCTCGTGGTGGGCGGGGCCGTCCCGTACGTGTCCGGGCCCGGTCGGGCCTACCTCAGCTACCTGGTGCTGGCCGAGCGGGAGGACGCGTCCGGCGCCGACCGGGCCGCGGCGGAGAGCCGGGCGGCCGGCGGGCAGGTGGTGCAGGCGTACCCGCAGATCGGAGCCGTCCTGGCGTACGCGACCGGCGGGTTCGCGGACGCGGTGCGGGCCCGGCCCGGGATCGCCGCCGTCGGCGCCACCCGGACCGCGCCGGTGGTGGCGCCGCCCCGCGCGGTGGACGGGGCCGGGGACTTCACGGCGGGCGTGGCCCGGGGCGTGACCGGGACGAGGGGGGCGGACGCGGTGGGGGCTGCGCTCGGTGTCGCCCACCGGCCGGACCGGGTCGGTGGGGCGGACCGCGCGGACCGGGCCGACGGGGAGACGGCCACCGTGCCCGATCCGGCCGAGGGCGGGGCCTGGAACCTCGCCATGCTCGGGGCCGGTGCGGCCCGGGCCGGCGACGCCTCCCCGACGCCGAACGGCGCCCCTGCGGGCGGCGTGCCCGGCCCGGAGACCCTGCGCGGGGTGCTGGTCGCGGTGCTGGACTCCGGCGTCGACGACACCCACCCCGACCTGCGGGCGGCCGTCGACCCGAAGGCCTCCGTCTCCTGCGCCGACGGCCGGCCCGACGCCCGCACCGGCGCCTGGCGGCCCGACCCCGGGGTCGGCGAGAGCGGCCACGGCACCCACGTCGCCGGGATCGTCGGCGCGGCCCGGGACGGCCGCGGCGTCACCGGGGTCGCGCCGGGCGTGCGGATCGCCGCCGTACGGCTGCTCGGACCGCTCGGGCAGTACTACGCCGAGAACATCGTCTGCGGCCTGCTCTGGGCCGCCGACCACGGCGCCAAGGCGGTCAACAACAGCTACTTCGCCGACCCGTGGAAGTACAACTGCCCCGGGGACCGCGACCAGGCCACGCTGATCGCCGCCGTCGACCGGGCCGCCCGGTACGCCCGGGGCAAGGGCGCGGTGGTGGTCGCCTCGGCGGGCAACGACGGGCAGGACCTGAGCGCCGCCCGGACCGACGAGCGCAGCCCCAACGACCGGGCCTCCGGGCCGCCACGCACCCGCTACCTGGGCACCGAGTGCGTCCGGCTGCCCGGCGAGCTGCCCGGCGTCGTCACCGTCACCGCCGTCAACCGGGACGGCCACCCGTCCGCGTACACCAACTACGGGCGCGGCCGGGTCTCGCTGGCCGCCCCCGGCGGGGACCCGGACGGCGGGACGCAGAACGCGATCGTCTCGGACTGGCCCGGCGGGCAGTACGCGACGCTGGCCGGCACCTCGATGGCCGCCGCGCACGTGACCGGTGCGGTCGCGATCGCGGCGGCGCTCCACCCGGGCCTCGGCTCGGACGGCCTGGCGGCGCTGCTCGCCGACTCCGCGACGGCCGGCTGCCCGCCGGGGCCGTACGCGTGCGGGGACCGGCAGTACTTCGGGGCGGGGCTGCTGGCGCTGCCGCGTTGA
- the recX gene encoding recombination regulator RecX yields the protein MRSGARRGRTRRGRTADGPSGESDGPGGGLFDEEQPGGGPSGAREKGGRGARKQAEESVDPETRARDVCLRLLTGAAKTRKQLADALRKREIPDEVADEVLTRLEEVGLIDDAAFAAAWVESRHAVRGLSRRALAQELRTKGVAAELVEQAVSQVDHDDEADAARALVERKLRSTRGLDPQVRTRRLVGMLARRGYSEGLAFRVVRGALEEEESGR from the coding sequence CTGCGCTCCGGCGCGCGCCGGGGCCGCACCCGGCGCGGGCGCACCGCCGACGGGCCGTCCGGCGAGTCCGACGGACCCGGCGGCGGGCTGTTCGACGAGGAGCAGCCCGGCGGGGGGCCCTCCGGCGCGCGGGAGAAAGGCGGCCGCGGAGCCCGGAAGCAGGCCGAGGAGTCGGTCGATCCGGAGACCCGCGCCCGGGACGTCTGCCTGCGGCTGCTGACCGGCGCGGCCAAGACCCGCAAGCAGCTCGCCGACGCCCTGCGCAAGCGGGAGATCCCGGACGAGGTCGCCGACGAGGTGCTGACCCGGCTCGAAGAGGTCGGGCTGATCGACGACGCGGCCTTCGCCGCGGCCTGGGTGGAATCCCGGCACGCCGTCCGGGGCCTGTCCCGGCGGGCCCTGGCGCAGGAGCTGCGCACCAAGGGCGTGGCCGCCGAGCTGGTCGAGCAGGCCGTCTCCCAGGTGGACCACGACGACGAGGCGGACGCGGCCCGGGCGCTGGTGGAGCGCAAGCTGCGCTCCACCCGGGGCCTGGATCCGCAGGTCCGCACCCGGCGGCTGGTGGGGATGCTGGCCCGGCGCGGCTACTCCGAGGGGCTGGCGTTCCGGGTGGTGCGCGGTGCGTTGGAGGAAGAGGAGAGCGGGCGCTAG
- the recA gene encoding recombinase RecA gives MAGTDREKALETALAQIERQFGKGSVMRLGEKANEPIEVISTGSTALDVALGVGGIPRGRVIEIYGPESSGKTTLTLHLAANAQKAGGTVAFVDAEHALDPEYAKKLGVDTDALLVSQPDTGEQALEITDMLIRSGAIDLVIIDSVAALVPRAEIEGEMGDSHVGLQARLMSQALRKIAGALNQSNTTAIFINQLREKIGVMFGSPETTTGGRALKFYASVRLDIRRIETLKDGTEAVGNRTRVKVVKNKVAAPFKQAEFDILYGVGISREGGLIDMGVEHGFIRKSGAWYTYEGDQLGQGKENARNFLRDNPQLADEIERKIKGKLGIGPKTEEPAEGEPAAAAADGAAKPITATVAKTAAAKKTAAAKA, from the coding sequence ATGGCAGGTACGGACCGCGAGAAGGCCCTGGAAACCGCGCTCGCCCAGATCGAGCGGCAGTTCGGCAAGGGCTCGGTGATGCGCCTCGGCGAGAAGGCCAACGAGCCCATCGAGGTGATCTCCACCGGCTCCACCGCTCTGGACGTCGCCCTCGGGGTCGGCGGCATCCCGCGGGGCCGAGTGATCGAGATCTACGGCCCCGAGTCCTCCGGCAAGACGACCCTGACCCTGCACCTGGCGGCCAACGCCCAGAAGGCCGGCGGCACGGTCGCCTTCGTCGACGCGGAGCACGCGCTCGACCCGGAGTACGCCAAGAAGCTCGGCGTGGACACCGACGCCCTGCTGGTCAGCCAGCCGGACACCGGTGAGCAGGCCCTGGAGATCACCGACATGCTGATCCGCTCCGGCGCGATCGACCTGGTGATCATCGACTCGGTCGCGGCGCTCGTCCCGCGCGCCGAGATCGAGGGCGAGATGGGCGACTCGCACGTCGGTCTGCAGGCGCGACTGATGAGCCAGGCGCTGCGCAAGATCGCCGGTGCGCTGAACCAGTCGAACACCACCGCGATCTTCATCAACCAGCTGCGCGAGAAGATCGGTGTGATGTTCGGCTCGCCGGAGACCACGACCGGTGGCCGGGCGCTGAAGTTCTACGCCTCGGTCCGGCTGGACATCCGCCGGATCGAGACCCTGAAGGACGGCACCGAGGCGGTCGGCAACCGCACCCGCGTCAAGGTGGTCAAGAACAAGGTCGCCGCGCCGTTCAAGCAGGCCGAGTTCGACATCCTCTACGGCGTGGGCATCAGCCGCGAGGGCGGCCTGATCGACATGGGCGTCGAGCACGGCTTCATCCGCAAGTCGGGCGCCTGGTACACCTACGAGGGCGACCAGCTCGGCCAGGGCAAGGAGAACGCCCGCAACTTCCTGCGGGACAACCCGCAGCTCGCCGACGAGATTGAGCGGAAGATCAAGGGCAAGCTCGGCATCGGCCCGAAGACCGAGGAGCCGGCCGAGGGCGAGCCGGCCGCCGCGGCCGCCGACGGTGCGGCGAAGCCGATCACCGCGACCGTCGCCAAGACGGCCGCGGCGAAGAAGACGGCTGCTGCCAAGGCCTGA